A section of the Streptomyces sp. NBC_01591 genome encodes:
- a CDS encoding C40 family peptidase translates to MPALASHRKPRTRVRTTAPAVGITTAALASVTLLSTQSATAAPDPKPSVEDVQKKVDDLYRQAGTATQQYNQAKEASATQRAKVDALLDDVAKRADKLNDARRTLGTYAAAQYRSGSLTPSATFFLADDPQSYFDQSQLMDRMTSRQQKAITDFRTQQAKASKKRAEAVRSLETLTTTQTTLRTSKQDVQKKLGEARTLLSKLTAEEKARLAEIERKKEAEAERKAQELAKQQAAAKAEADRRAEEAAKESESGSGTGTGTGTGSDSGATTKAEKVLAFARAQIGKPYVWGATGPASYDCSGLTQAAWKSAGVDIPRTTWDQVKIGTRVATADLRPGDLVFFYDDISHVGIYKGDGMMIHAPKPGANVREESIYYMPIYGSVRPA, encoded by the coding sequence ATGCCGGCCTTGGCGTCGCATCGCAAACCGCGCACCCGGGTGCGCACCACCGCACCGGCCGTCGGAATCACCACGGCGGCACTGGCGTCCGTGACCCTGCTCTCCACGCAGAGCGCCACGGCCGCGCCCGATCCGAAGCCCAGCGTCGAGGACGTCCAGAAGAAGGTCGACGACCTCTACCGGCAGGCGGGCACCGCGACCCAGCAGTACAACCAGGCGAAGGAAGCCTCCGCCACCCAGCGCGCCAAGGTCGACGCCCTGCTGGACGACGTCGCCAAGCGCGCGGACAAGCTCAACGACGCCCGCCGGACGCTCGGCACCTACGCGGCCGCGCAGTACCGCAGCGGCTCCCTCACGCCGAGCGCCACGTTCTTCCTGGCCGACGACCCGCAGTCGTACTTCGACCAGAGCCAGTTGATGGACCGGATGACCAGCCGGCAGCAGAAGGCGATCACGGACTTCCGTACCCAGCAGGCCAAGGCGTCGAAGAAGCGCGCCGAAGCGGTGCGGAGCCTGGAGACGCTGACGACGACGCAGACCACGCTGCGCACCAGCAAGCAGGACGTCCAGAAGAAGCTGGGCGAGGCGCGCACGCTGCTGTCGAAGCTGACCGCCGAGGAGAAGGCGCGGCTCGCGGAGATCGAGCGCAAGAAGGAGGCGGAGGCCGAGCGCAAGGCGCAGGAGCTGGCGAAGCAGCAGGCCGCCGCGAAGGCCGAGGCCGACCGCAGGGCCGAGGAGGCCGCGAAGGAGTCGGAGAGCGGCAGCGGTACGGGGACGGGCACCGGAACCGGCTCGGACAGCGGCGCCACCACCAAGGCGGAGAAGGTCCTCGCCTTCGCCAGGGCCCAGATAGGCAAGCCGTACGTCTGGGGCGCGACGGGCCCGGCGTCGTACGACTGCTCCGGGCTCACCCAGGCCGCGTGGAAGTCCGCGGGCGTGGACATCCCGCGGACCACGTGGGACCAGGTCAAGATCGGGACCCGGGTCGCCACGGCGGATCTGCGGCCGGGGGACCTCGTCTTCTTCTACGACGACATCAGCCACGTCGGCATCTACAAGGGCGACGGGATGATGATCCACGCGCCGAAGCCCGGGGCGAATGTGCGCGAGGAGTCGATCTACTACATGCCGATCTACGGCAGCGTGCGGCCGGCGTAG
- the pcrA gene encoding DNA helicase PcrA, giving the protein MSSLFDDSFLAGLQHSEEEPPPPPEDSAPEAVPEDLFAGVFDGPPPPRDAYYRDGAHRPVIDSAALLDGLNTEQRAAVVHAGSPLLIVAGAGSGKTRVLTHRIAHLLAERGVHPGQILAITFTNKAAGEMKERVEQLVGPRANAMWVMTFHSACVRILRRESKRLGFTSSFSIYDAADSKRLMALVCRDLDLDPKRFPPKSFTAKVSNLKNELIDEETFAGQAADGFEKTLAQAYAMYQSRLREANALDFDDIIMTTVHLLQAFPDVAEHYRRRFRHVLVDEYQDTNHAQYTLVRELVGPAGEGDAPAELCVVGDADQSIYAFRGATIRNILQFEEDYPNATTILLEQNYRSTQTILSAANAVIERNESRRPKNLWTNAGTGARITGYVADTEHDEAQFVADEIDRLTDAGDAKAGDVAIFYRTNAQSRVFEEIFIRVGLPYKVVGGVRFYERKEVRDILAYLRVLANPEDTVPLRRILNVPKRGIGDRAEAMIDALSLREKITFPQALRRVDEAYGMAARSANAVKRFNTLMEELRTIVESGAGPAVVLEAVLERTGYLAELQASTDPQDETRIENLQELAAVALEFEQERAAAAEEGTGTAGTGTGTLAEFLEKVALVADSDQIPDEDEDGSGVITLMTLHTAKGLEFPVVFLTGMEDGVFPHMRALGQVKELEEERRLAYVGITRARERLYLTRAAMRSAWGQPSYNPPSRFLEEIPDQHLEWKRTGPMAAPAGPTSGITSSLSASRSRSGPSGFATRRTSDKPTITLSVGDRVTHDQFGLGTVTAVEGFGDQAKATVDFGDERPKKLLLRYAPVEKL; this is encoded by the coding sequence ATGAGCAGCCTCTTTGACGACAGCTTCCTGGCCGGCCTCCAGCACTCGGAGGAAGAGCCCCCGCCGCCCCCCGAGGACTCCGCACCCGAAGCGGTGCCGGAGGACCTCTTCGCGGGCGTGTTCGACGGGCCCCCGCCACCCAGGGACGCCTACTACCGCGACGGCGCGCACCGCCCCGTCATCGACTCCGCGGCGCTCCTCGACGGGCTGAACACCGAGCAGCGTGCCGCCGTCGTCCACGCGGGGTCCCCGCTGCTCATCGTCGCCGGGGCCGGCTCGGGCAAGACCCGGGTGCTGACCCACCGGATCGCCCACCTCCTCGCGGAGCGCGGGGTGCACCCCGGCCAGATCCTGGCGATCACCTTCACCAACAAGGCCGCGGGCGAGATGAAGGAGCGCGTCGAGCAGCTCGTCGGACCGCGCGCCAACGCCATGTGGGTCATGACCTTCCACAGCGCGTGCGTACGCATCCTGCGCCGCGAGTCGAAGCGGCTCGGCTTCACCTCGTCGTTCTCGATCTACGACGCCGCCGACTCCAAGCGGCTGATGGCCCTGGTCTGCCGCGATCTCGACCTGGACCCGAAGCGCTTCCCGCCGAAGTCGTTCACGGCCAAGGTCTCCAACCTGAAGAACGAACTGATCGACGAGGAGACCTTCGCCGGCCAGGCCGCGGACGGCTTCGAGAAGACCCTCGCCCAGGCCTACGCGATGTACCAGTCCCGGCTGCGCGAGGCCAACGCCCTGGACTTCGACGACATCATCATGACGACGGTCCACCTGCTCCAGGCGTTCCCGGACGTCGCCGAGCACTACCGCCGCCGCTTCCGGCACGTCCTGGTCGACGAGTACCAGGACACCAACCACGCCCAGTACACCCTCGTGCGCGAGCTGGTCGGCCCGGCGGGCGAGGGCGACGCCCCGGCCGAGCTGTGCGTCGTGGGTGACGCGGACCAGTCGATCTACGCCTTCCGCGGCGCGACCATCCGCAACATCCTCCAGTTCGAGGAGGACTACCCGAACGCGACGACGATCCTCCTGGAGCAGAACTACCGCTCCACGCAGACGATCCTGTCCGCCGCCAACGCGGTCATCGAGCGCAACGAGAGCCGCCGCCCCAAGAACCTCTGGACGAATGCCGGCACGGGCGCCCGGATCACCGGCTACGTCGCCGACACCGAGCACGACGAGGCGCAGTTCGTCGCCGACGAGATCGACCGGCTCACCGACGCGGGCGACGCCAAGGCCGGCGACGTCGCGATCTTCTACCGTACGAACGCGCAGTCCCGCGTCTTCGAAGAGATCTTCATCCGCGTCGGCCTGCCCTACAAGGTCGTCGGCGGCGTGCGCTTCTACGAGCGCAAGGAGGTCCGGGACATCCTGGCCTACCTGCGCGTCCTCGCCAATCCGGAGGACACCGTCCCGCTGCGCCGCATCCTCAACGTGCCCAAGCGCGGCATCGGCGACCGCGCCGAGGCGATGATCGACGCGCTGTCCCTGCGCGAGAAGATCACCTTCCCGCAGGCGCTGCGCCGGGTCGACGAGGCGTACGGCATGGCGGCCCGGTCGGCCAACGCCGTCAAGCGGTTCAACACGCTGATGGAGGAGCTGCGCACGATCGTCGAGTCGGGCGCGGGCCCCGCGGTGGTCCTGGAGGCCGTCCTGGAGCGCACCGGCTATCTCGCCGAGCTCCAGGCGTCCACCGACCCGCAGGACGAGACCCGGATCGAGAACCTTCAGGAACTGGCCGCCGTGGCCCTCGAATTCGAGCAGGAGCGCGCGGCGGCGGCCGAGGAGGGCACGGGCACGGCCGGCACCGGTACGGGCACGCTCGCCGAGTTCCTGGAGAAGGTCGCCCTCGTCGCCGACTCCGACCAGATCCCCGACGAGGACGAGGACGGCTCCGGTGTCATCACGCTGATGACGCTGCACACCGCGAAGGGCCTCGAATTCCCGGTCGTCTTCCTGACCGGCATGGAGGACGGCGTCTTCCCGCACATGCGGGCGCTGGGACAGGTGAAGGAGCTGGAGGAGGAGCGGCGGCTCGCCTACGTCGGCATCACCCGGGCCCGCGAGCGGCTCTATCTGACCCGGGCGGCGATGCGCAGTGCGTGGGGGCAGCCCTCGTACAACCCGCCGTCGCGGTTCCTGGAGGAGATCCCGGACCAGCACCTGGAGTGGAAGCGGACCGGGCCGATGGCGGCACCGGCCGGACCGACCTCGGGGATCACCTCGTCGCTGTCCGCCTCGCGTTCGCGCTCCGGACCCTCGGGCTTCGCGACCCGGCGGACCTCGGACAAGCCGACGATCACGCTGTCCGTCGGGGACCGGGTCACGCACGACCAGTTCGGGCTCGGCACCGTCACGGCGGTCGAGGGCTTCGGCGACCAGGCGAAGGCCACGGTCGACTTCGGCGACGAGCGGCCGAAGAAGCTGCTGCTGCGGTACGCGCCGGTCGAGAAGCTGTAG
- a CDS encoding DoxX family protein, whose product MQGYGTNVRGLGESRGLKDLAREHALLPLRIFLGVTFVYAGLDKLTDSAFFRASGPGSIGETLHAVRDSSAIPALVDLALKSPGAFGYAIAIGELAVGLGTLIGLWARLAALGGALISLSLWLTVSWQVTPYYFGNDLVYLMAWLPLLLGGAAAFSADAFLASRRRRIR is encoded by the coding sequence ATGCAGGGATACGGAACGAACGTACGCGGTCTGGGCGAGTCGAGAGGGCTCAAGGACTTGGCGCGGGAGCACGCCCTGCTGCCCCTGCGGATCTTCCTCGGCGTCACCTTCGTCTACGCCGGGCTCGACAAGCTGACGGACAGCGCGTTCTTCCGGGCGAGCGGCCCCGGATCCATCGGCGAGACCCTGCACGCGGTGCGCGACTCGTCCGCGATCCCGGCCCTCGTCGACCTCGCGCTGAAGAGCCCCGGCGCCTTCGGGTACGCCATCGCCATCGGTGAACTCGCCGTCGGTCTCGGCACCCTCATCGGGCTGTGGGCACGGCTCGCCGCGCTCGGCGGGGCGCTGATCTCGCTGAGCCTGTGGCTGACCGTGAGCTGGCAGGTCACGCCGTACTACTTCGGCAATGACCTGGTCTACCTCATGGCCTGGCTGCCGCTGCTGCTCGGCGGGGCCGCGGCGTTCTCCGCGGACGCCTTTCTCGCGTCCCGGCGGCGACGGATCCGGTAG
- a CDS encoding PspC domain-containing protein yields the protein MPAATTRATSSRNADPEEPPLRRLYRSADGRLLGGVARGLAGHLGLPVVWVRFVFLGLFFADGLGALLYAVFWIVVPLGVGGVEAPRSVFETAPDGRRRLRKPDKGQVFALIALVFGAMIFVGNVDMGSGANRYIWPTLLIGAGSVLVWRQADNARRARWMEVGSRRRVLHLARGLAGVALVGLGLAVFMVVRGSAAQLGNVMTAAIAVLTGIALLAGPYLVRMTQDLSEERLMRIRAQERAEVAAHVHDSVLHTLTLIQRNAEDAGEVRRLARAQERELRNWLYNPEGTGKDEDDEPETLAEAVKRAAAEVEDKHGVPLEVVVVGDCPLDEKLTAQMQAAREAMVNAAKYGGEGGAVQVYAEVEGRTVFVSVRDRGPGFDLDSVPGDRMGVRESIIGRMQRNGGTARLRSVPGGGTEVELEMERASDDGDH from the coding sequence ATGCCAGCCGCCACGACCCGAGCCACCAGCTCCCGCAACGCAGACCCGGAGGAGCCACCGCTGCGCAGGCTGTACCGCAGCGCCGACGGACGGCTGCTGGGCGGCGTCGCACGCGGTCTCGCCGGACATCTCGGGCTGCCCGTCGTCTGGGTGCGGTTCGTCTTCCTCGGCCTGTTCTTCGCGGACGGCCTCGGCGCGCTGCTCTACGCCGTGTTCTGGATCGTCGTCCCGCTCGGCGTCGGTGGCGTCGAGGCGCCACGCTCGGTCTTCGAGACCGCCCCGGACGGCAGACGCCGGCTCCGCAAGCCCGACAAGGGCCAGGTCTTCGCCCTGATCGCGCTGGTCTTCGGCGCCATGATCTTCGTCGGCAACGTCGACATGGGCAGCGGGGCCAACCGCTACATCTGGCCCACGCTGCTGATCGGCGCCGGTTCCGTACTGGTGTGGCGGCAGGCCGACAACGCCCGGCGCGCCCGCTGGATGGAGGTCGGCAGCCGCCGCCGGGTCCTGCATCTGGCCCGCGGGCTCGCCGGGGTCGCCCTGGTCGGCCTGGGCCTGGCCGTCTTCATGGTGGTACGCGGCTCGGCCGCCCAGCTCGGCAACGTCATGACCGCGGCCATCGCCGTCCTCACCGGCATCGCGCTGCTGGCCGGCCCCTACCTCGTACGCATGACCCAGGACCTCTCCGAGGAACGCCTCATGCGTATCCGGGCCCAGGAACGCGCCGAGGTGGCCGCCCATGTCCATGACTCGGTGCTGCACACCCTCACCCTGATCCAGCGCAACGCGGAGGACGCCGGCGAGGTCCGCAGGCTCGCCCGCGCCCAGGAACGCGAACTGCGCAACTGGCTGTACAACCCCGAGGGCACCGGCAAGGACGAGGACGACGAACCCGAGACCCTCGCCGAAGCGGTCAAGCGCGCCGCCGCCGAGGTCGAGGACAAGCACGGCGTCCCGCTGGAGGTCGTCGTCGTCGGCGACTGCCCGCTGGACGAGAAGCTGACCGCCCAGATGCAGGCCGCACGCGAAGCCATGGTCAACGCCGCCAAGTACGGTGGCGAGGGCGGCGCCGTGCAGGTCTACGCGGAGGTCGAGGGCCGCACGGTCTTCGTCTCGGTGCGCGACCGGGGACCGGGATTCGACCTGGACTCCGTACCGGGGGACAGAATGGGCGTACGAGAATCAATCATCGGCCGGATGCAGCGCAACGGTGGTACGGCGCGGCTGCGTTCGGTGCCCGGCGGGGGCACGGAAGTCGAGCTGGAGATGGAGAGGGCGAGCGATGACGGAGACCACTGA
- a CDS encoding PspC domain-containing protein, translating to MTVPQDAAPGVAPPLEPAPLLRRSPQHKVVAGVCGGLGRYCDVDPVIFRIVLGVLSVTGGIGLIFYGFAWLLVPVDGEEENEARRLLSGRVEGASLIAVLLALIGCGLFLSMLGNGGTLAFSAMLSLAVVGFAVWTQHRRTAAPEDPLHPATAQAVADAPPEVKAPPSPGSPSWWRDPIVKDGTSGPVGAGYLWGPADAVVPARAARPSGAAPKDPFRAPRREPGTRGPASIGGLVFLFALIAGGLGTGLSWESQPLGTSLQFGLAGALGVFGLGMLVSAFLGRTGFGTVMLAVITSALLAGASALPKDITTQWVREGWRPGSVAAVQPRYQLGTGVARLDLTGITVPRGDTVATVVNVGVGRAVVVVPKEVTVKVDARAGLGDITLPVSRPGDASSRQPADVDVNPSQNEHRTLPPPPGSKPAGTVELTLEVGIGQVEVTRAAS from the coding sequence ATGACCGTTCCCCAGGACGCCGCCCCCGGTGTCGCTCCGCCCCTCGAACCGGCACCTCTGCTGCGGCGCAGTCCGCAGCACAAGGTCGTGGCCGGAGTGTGCGGCGGGCTCGGCCGGTACTGCGACGTCGATCCGGTAATCTTCCGGATCGTGCTCGGTGTGCTGTCCGTGACCGGCGGTATCGGGCTGATCTTCTACGGCTTCGCGTGGCTGCTGGTCCCCGTGGACGGCGAGGAGGAGAACGAGGCGCGCAGGCTGCTGTCCGGCCGGGTCGAAGGGGCCTCGCTGATCGCGGTGCTGCTCGCGCTGATCGGCTGTGGGCTCTTCCTCTCCATGCTGGGCAACGGCGGCACTCTGGCGTTCTCCGCGATGCTGTCGCTCGCGGTCGTCGGCTTCGCCGTATGGACGCAGCATCGCAGGACCGCGGCGCCCGAGGACCCGCTGCATCCGGCGACCGCGCAGGCGGTGGCGGACGCGCCGCCCGAGGTGAAGGCGCCGCCGTCGCCGGGCAGCCCGTCGTGGTGGCGGGACCCGATCGTCAAGGACGGCACGTCGGGGCCGGTGGGCGCGGGCTATCTGTGGGGGCCGGCCGATGCGGTGGTCCCGGCCCGTGCGGCACGCCCCTCGGGTGCCGCGCCGAAGGATCCGTTCCGCGCGCCCCGGCGGGAGCCCGGTACCAGGGGCCCGGCCTCGATAGGCGGACTGGTGTTCCTGTTCGCGCTGATCGCGGGCGGTCTGGGCACGGGGCTGAGCTGGGAGTCGCAGCCGCTCGGTACGAGCCTGCAGTTCGGCCTGGCCGGTGCGCTCGGGGTGTTCGGGCTCGGCATGCTGGTCAGCGCGTTCCTGGGCCGGACGGGGTTCGGCACGGTCATGCTGGCGGTGATCACGTCCGCCCTGCTGGCGGGCGCGTCCGCGCTGCCCAAGGACATCACCACCCAGTGGGTGCGCGAGGGGTGGCGGCCGGGCTCGGTTGCGGCAGTCCAGCCGCGTTACCAGCTGGGCACCGGAGTGGCGCGGCTGGACCTCACCGGGATCACGGTCCCACGGGGCGACACCGTCGCGACGGTGGTGAACGTCGGGGTGGGCCGCGCGGTCGTCGTCGTACCGAAGGAAGTGACGGTGAAGGTGGACGCGAGGGCGGGCCTCGGCGACATCACGCTGCCGGTCAGCCGGCCTGGCGACGCGTCGTCCCGGCAGCCGGCCGATGTGGACGTCAACCCGTCCCAGAACGAGCACCGGACGCTTCCGCCGCCTCCGGGCAGCAAACCGGCCGGAACGGTCGAGCTCACTCTCGAAGTCGGCATCGGACAGGTGGAGGTCACCCGTGCTGCGTCATGA
- a CDS encoding response regulator transcription factor yields MTETTEATGGPERRVRVVLVDDHRMFRTGVQAEIGRTEETGVEVVGEAADVDQAVTVITATRPEVVLLDVHLPGGGGVEVLRRCAPLMGAVENPVRFLALSVSDAAEDVIGVIRGGARGYVTKTITGTDLVDSVFRVQDGDAVFSPRLAGFVLDAFASTDAPPVDEDLDRLTQREREVLRLIARGYAYKEIAKQLFISVKTVESHVSAVLRKLQLSNRHELTRWATARRLV; encoded by the coding sequence ATGACGGAGACCACTGAGGCGACCGGGGGCCCGGAGCGCCGGGTACGGGTCGTGCTCGTCGACGACCACCGGATGTTCCGCACCGGCGTCCAGGCCGAGATCGGCCGCACCGAGGAGACCGGCGTCGAGGTGGTCGGCGAGGCCGCCGACGTCGACCAGGCGGTCACCGTCATCACGGCGACCCGCCCCGAGGTCGTCCTCCTCGACGTGCACCTGCCGGGCGGCGGCGGCGTCGAGGTGCTGCGCCGCTGCGCCCCGCTGATGGGGGCCGTCGAGAACCCGGTGCGGTTCCTGGCGCTGTCCGTGTCGGACGCCGCCGAGGACGTCATCGGCGTCATCCGCGGCGGTGCCCGCGGCTATGTCACCAAGACCATCACCGGCACCGACCTGGTCGACTCGGTCTTCCGGGTCCAGGACGGCGACGCGGTGTTCTCGCCCCGGCTGGCCGGCTTCGTCCTCGACGCCTTCGCCTCCACGGACGCGCCGCCGGTCGACGAGGACCTGGACCGGCTGACCCAGCGCGAGCGCGAGGTGCTGCGGCTGATCGCCCGCGGCTACGCCTACAAGGAGATCGCCAAGCAGCTGTTCATCTCGGTGAAGACGGTCGAGTCGCACGTCTCGGCGGTGCTGCGCAAGCTCCAGCTGTCCAACCGCCACGAGCTGACCCGGTGGGCGACGGCGCGACGGCTGGTCTGA
- a CDS encoding GNAT family N-acetyltransferase, with product MPMDADVQSHARTLAQRSPDHLRVGPFTIRYNPNWSLKYANYAIPDQDAEPTAEDLDTLIAAFREHDRLPRLEFLPGSAPAVEPALLAAGFTVENRAPIMACAPGELLTPKPVDSLTITEPATDAEFDAAALVQHHGYGGTGEPEGGVAEWLRTAARGGGVAALATVDGVPAGAGGCSVPVDGLTELAGLAVADAYRRRGIGAALSAQLTATAFERGCLVVWLEPGDADAERIYAGIGYRRVGEKLNISLEPA from the coding sequence ATGCCCATGGACGCCGACGTCCAGTCCCATGCCCGCACGCTCGCCCAGCGCTCCCCGGACCACCTCCGGGTCGGGCCCTTCACGATCCGGTACAACCCCAACTGGTCGCTCAAGTACGCCAATTACGCCATACCCGACCAGGACGCCGAACCGACGGCCGAGGATCTCGACACGCTGATCGCGGCGTTCCGCGAGCACGACCGGCTGCCCCGGCTGGAGTTCCTGCCCGGCTCGGCGCCCGCGGTCGAACCCGCGCTGCTCGCCGCCGGGTTCACCGTCGAGAACCGGGCCCCGATCATGGCCTGCGCACCGGGCGAGCTGCTGACGCCGAAGCCGGTGGACTCCCTCACGATCACCGAACCGGCCACCGACGCGGAGTTCGATGCCGCCGCGCTCGTCCAGCACCACGGATACGGCGGGACCGGCGAGCCCGAGGGCGGCGTGGCGGAATGGCTGCGCACCGCGGCCCGGGGCGGCGGGGTCGCGGCCCTCGCCACGGTCGACGGCGTACCGGCGGGCGCGGGCGGCTGCTCCGTCCCGGTCGACGGCCTCACCGAACTGGCCGGTCTCGCCGTCGCCGACGCCTACCGCCGCCGCGGCATCGGCGCCGCGCTCTCCGCCCAGCTGACCGCGACCGCCTTCGAGCGCGGCTGCCTGGTGGTGTGGCTGGAGCCGGGCGACGCCGATGCGGAGCGGATCTACGCGGGGATCGGCTACCGCAGGGTCGGCGAGAAGCTGAACATCTCGCTCGAACCGGCCTGA
- a CDS encoding C40 family peptidase: protein MAAHRKPKQRLYTGPAARTAATLAFAGAATAAALPGTAHADPQRTPAQVKAEVDRLYHDAEVATEQYNGAKEKATDAEGALDTLRDEAARRTERLNASRNALGSFAAAQYRTGGLGTSVQLALSSDPDQYLERASYVDRIGDRQAAALDKVRRQVAQIATLRSQAKGKLAALTSRRAELKKHKATITTKLAEAQRLLDRLAPPERTAYESSDHGSPDSARSADRADRGTARGSVRAPNARAAEAVAYAYGALGKPYVWGATGPSSFDCSGLTQAAWRSAGVSLPRTTYTQINTGRRVSRSELAPGDLVFFYSGISHVGLYIGNGQMIHAPRPGAPVRIAPIDQMPFAGAARVA from the coding sequence GTGGCAGCGCATCGAAAACCCAAGCAGCGCCTGTACACCGGCCCTGCTGCCCGCACCGCAGCGACTCTCGCCTTCGCCGGGGCCGCCACCGCCGCCGCGCTTCCGGGCACGGCGCACGCCGACCCGCAGCGCACCCCCGCCCAGGTCAAGGCCGAGGTGGACCGGCTGTACCACGACGCGGAGGTCGCCACCGAGCAGTACAACGGCGCGAAGGAGAAGGCGACCGACGCGGAGGGCGCCCTCGACACCCTGCGCGACGAGGCCGCCCGCAGGACCGAGCGGCTCAACGCCTCGCGCAACGCGCTGGGTTCGTTCGCCGCCGCGCAGTACCGCACCGGCGGCCTCGGCACGTCCGTGCAGCTGGCGCTCTCCTCCGACCCCGACCAGTATCTGGAACGGGCGTCGTACGTGGACCGGATCGGCGACCGCCAGGCCGCCGCACTCGACAAGGTCCGGCGCCAGGTCGCCCAGATCGCCACGCTGCGCTCGCAGGCCAAGGGGAAGCTGGCCGCACTCACCTCCCGCCGGGCCGAACTGAAGAAGCACAAGGCGACGATCACAACCAAGCTGGCCGAGGCGCAGCGGCTCCTCGACCGGCTGGCCCCGCCCGAGCGCACCGCCTACGAGAGCTCCGACCACGGATCGCCCGACAGCGCGCGTTCCGCCGACCGCGCCGACCGGGGCACCGCGCGCGGCTCCGTCCGGGCACCGAACGCCCGCGCCGCCGAGGCCGTCGCGTACGCGTACGGGGCACTGGGCAAGCCGTACGTCTGGGGCGCCACCGGCCCCTCCTCGTTCGACTGCTCCGGGCTCACCCAGGCCGCCTGGCGCTCCGCCGGTGTCTCGCTCCCCCGGACCACGTACACCCAGATCAACACCGGCCGACGCGTCTCGCGCTCCGAACTCGCCCCGGGCGACCTGGTGTTCTTCTACTCCGGCATCAGCCATGTCGGGCTCTACATCGGCAACGGACAGATGATCCACGCCCCGCGCCCCGGAGCGCCGGTCCGGATCGCGCCGATCGACCAAATGCCCTTCGCCGGGGCCGCCCGGGTGGCATAG